From Pseudanabaena sp. PCC 6802, one genomic window encodes:
- a CDS encoding Uma2 family endonuclease — translation MFRLKYPSQQSDPPLSPRETLPTMYDLPSENPEEPGLPDRFHDFQPELLWLTFCPPNYPQDRVFSASDLNLYYDVHHQNWYKRPDWFGVVGVPRLYDDHDLRLSYVIWQEGVSPVVVVELLSPGTEKEDLGQLEPEEQNGEEDRVEKPPTKWKVYEQILRIPYYVVFSRYTNQMQVFTLQAGHYVELNLYEPKVWMAEIELGLGIWEGEYKSISRSWLRWYDAEGNWIPTDAERAEQRAEYLAQRLRELGIEA, via the coding sequence ATGTTTCGGCTGAAGTACCCATCTCAACAAAGCGATCCACCCCTTTCTCCTAGGGAAACACTGCCAACAATGTACGATCTGCCTAGTGAAAATCCTGAGGAGCCTGGTTTGCCCGATCGATTTCATGACTTTCAACCTGAGCTTTTGTGGTTGACTTTTTGTCCTCCCAACTATCCTCAAGATCGAGTGTTTAGTGCTAGCGATCTTAATCTCTATTATGACGTTCATCATCAAAATTGGTACAAGCGCCCGGACTGGTTTGGGGTTGTCGGAGTGCCCAGGCTTTACGACGACCACGACCTGCGTTTGAGCTATGTAATTTGGCAAGAGGGAGTGAGTCCAGTTGTAGTTGTGGAATTACTATCTCCAGGTACAGAGAAAGAGGACTTAGGGCAGCTAGAACCAGAGGAGCAGAATGGCGAGGAAGATCGAGTCGAAAAACCACCAACCAAGTGGAAAGTGTACGAACAAATTCTCCGCATCCCCTATTATGTAGTTTTTAGCCGTTACACAAACCAAATGCAAGTATTTACCTTGCAGGCAGGTCATTATGTGGAATTGAATTTGTACGAACCGAAAGTGTGGATGGCAGAAATTGAGTTGGGTTTAGGGATATGGGAAGGAGAGTATAAAAGCATTAGTCGCTCGTGGTTGCGTTGGTACGATGCGGAAGGTAATTGGATACCTACTGATGCCGAACGTGCTGAACAACGTGCGGAATATCTGGCACAACGTTTACGCGAACTAGGGATTGAAGCTTAG
- a CDS encoding type II toxin-antitoxin system RelE family toxin has product MKSSVTKTFRKRLNDLPASVQEQAAKAFALWQEDPYHPSLQFKQVSQKQPIYSARVSLNYRVLGLLESEHIYWYWIGTHDEYDELLKWM; this is encoded by the coding sequence ATGAAATCAAGTGTGACCAAAACGTTTCGTAAACGGCTTAATGATCTTCCTGCATCAGTTCAAGAACAAGCCGCAAAAGCTTTTGCTCTCTGGCAAGAAGATCCTTATCACCCCAGCCTTCAGTTTAAACAAGTCAGTCAAAAGCAACCGATCTACTCCGCTCGTGTCAGCCTTAACTATCGGGTTTTGGGTTTGCTGGAGTCTGAGCATATTTATTGGTACTGGATTGGCACACATGATGAGTATGATGAGTTGCTGAAGTGGATGTAG
- a CDS encoding abortive infection family protein → MQAKIVRGVLERFPISAPPCPETRTQELFAELLEIAKRLEGASPIVSPDLKINSAIVERAIGDVEALIQASDAVSGVDRIHTTLHGYLRAACDIESIGYGNDDSMTRLFRLLRQHHPALQDLGPRSQDIERILQASATIMDALNPIRNNASVAHPNEDLLNKVEAMFVINIVRSLLHYLDAKFVVEPT, encoded by the coding sequence GTGCAAGCCAAGATAGTGCGTGGAGTTTTAGAAAGGTTCCCAATAAGCGCACCACCTTGCCCAGAAACTAGAACACAAGAACTTTTTGCAGAGTTATTAGAAATAGCTAAGAGATTGGAAGGTGCATCACCGATTGTGAGTCCTGATCTCAAGATTAATAGCGCAATTGTAGAACGTGCAATTGGAGATGTAGAAGCTCTAATCCAAGCCAGTGATGCAGTTAGCGGAGTTGATCGAATCCATACTACTTTACATGGTTATCTACGTGCTGCATGTGATATTGAAAGTATTGGTTACGGTAATGACGATAGTATGACCAGGTTATTCAGATTACTCCGTCAACATCATCCTGCACTCCAAGATCTGGGTCCACGTTCTCAAGATATTGAGCGGATTCTTCAGGCATCTGCCACCATTATGGATGCACTGAATCCAATAAGGAATAATGCAAGCGTGGCACACCCAAATGAAGATTTACTAAACAAGGTGGAGGCAATGTTTGTAATAAATATAGTACGTTCACTACTGCATTATCTCGATGCGAAGTTCGTAGTGGAGCCTACCTAG
- a CDS encoding zinc-binding alcohol dehydrogenase family protein, whose protein sequence is MKAIVLESPGDPSALQLREIAKPYPRSGWVLIQVKAFGLNRSEMFTRQGYSPNVQLPRILGIECVGIVEVAPDTPFQPGQTVAAIMGGMGRAFDGSYAEYTCVPQACVFPIQSTLDWSVLGAIPEMFQTAYGSLISGLAVQAGQTLLIRGGTSSVGMAAAHLAKDLGLTVMATTRNPAKVNALKANGVDRVVIDDGAIATTIRQSVPNGVDRVLELVGTTTLIDSLQCATPGGIVCMTGILGNAWSLPDFSPMAQIPHTVKLTVYTGGTEDLAVEHLQRFIAGVEAGQSRVNIDRVFRLDEIVAAHHYMESNQATGKLVVAVNAP, encoded by the coding sequence ATGAAAGCAATTGTTTTAGAATCCCCTGGCGACCCAAGCGCCCTACAACTCCGAGAGATTGCCAAACCCTATCCTCGCTCGGGATGGGTATTGATCCAGGTCAAAGCATTTGGTCTCAATCGTTCTGAGATGTTTACCCGGCAGGGATATTCTCCCAATGTTCAGCTTCCCCGAATTTTGGGCATTGAGTGCGTGGGCATTGTCGAAGTTGCCCCTGACACGCCATTTCAGCCTGGTCAGACGGTCGCCGCTATTATGGGCGGCATGGGACGGGCTTTTGATGGTAGCTATGCCGAATACACCTGCGTTCCGCAAGCCTGCGTATTTCCGATTCAGAGCACGCTTGACTGGTCAGTGCTAGGAGCCATTCCAGAAATGTTCCAGACGGCCTATGGTTCTCTGATATCTGGTTTAGCGGTGCAAGCCGGGCAGACGCTGTTAATTCGAGGTGGCACCTCATCCGTTGGCATGGCGGCAGCTCATCTTGCCAAAGATCTGGGATTGACCGTTATGGCGACTACGCGTAATCCTGCAAAGGTAAACGCGTTGAAAGCTAATGGGGTCGATCGGGTGGTGATTGACGATGGTGCGATCGCAACGACTATCCGTCAGAGTGTCCCTAATGGGGTCGATCGTGTTTTAGAATTGGTCGGAACTACCACACTGATAGATTCACTGCAATGTGCTACTCCGGGTGGCATTGTCTGTATGACCGGCATATTAGGTAACGCTTGGTCGCTACCAGATTTTTCACCGATGGCTCAGATTCCCCATACGGTAAAACTGACCGTTTATACTGGAGGCACTGAAGATTTAGCCGTTGAGCATTTGCAAAGATTTATCGCTGGGGTAGAAGCTGGTCAAAGTCGAGTCAATATAGACAGAGTTTTTCGCTTAGACGAGATTGTGGCAGCCCATCATTACATGGAGTCTAATCAAGCAACGGGGAAATTAGTAGTTGCGGTCAATGCGCCATAG
- a CDS encoding SnoaL-like domain-containing protein: MSTNLQAAFEDIKFLVLQGKAMEAFEKYYGDDVVMQENETAPTIGKAANRQRELDFFSKVVEFRGIEVKNVAYGDDVIISEWFVDYTHANWGKVTHDQVSVQKWKDGKVVHERYYYAS; encoded by the coding sequence ATGAGTACAAACTTGCAAGCTGCCTTTGAAGACATCAAATTCCTGGTTTTACAAGGAAAAGCCATGGAAGCCTTTGAAAAGTACTACGGGGATGACGTGGTAATGCAAGAGAATGAAACTGCTCCCACAATTGGGAAAGCAGCAAACCGTCAGAGAGAACTGGATTTCTTCTCAAAAGTGGTTGAGTTCCGAGGCATAGAGGTGAAAAACGTCGCTTATGGGGACGATGTGATTATCTCAGAATGGTTTGTGGACTATACCCATGCTAATTGGGGCAAAGTCACCCATGATCAAGTTTCTGTGCAGAAGTGGAAAGACGGTAAAGTAGTCCACGAACGCTATTATTATGCCTCTTGA
- a CDS encoding YybH family protein, which produces MEPIQQILQQYEQALNASDAKAVLDLYSSDPVFMPQFAPAQVGRDAVRDTYEQIFQTIQLQVKFTTYEVEQMGELAYVRTSSSGTVTVLANQQTKTEGNNELFIFKHENGNWKIHRYLFASSQAPN; this is translated from the coding sequence ATGGAACCAATTCAACAGATACTTCAACAATATGAGCAGGCTTTGAATGCGTCAGATGCCAAGGCGGTGCTAGACCTTTACAGTAGTGATCCAGTCTTTATGCCCCAGTTCGCACCAGCTCAAGTCGGACGCGATGCCGTCCGTGATACCTATGAGCAGATTTTTCAAACAATCCAACTTCAGGTCAAGTTTACGACCTACGAGGTAGAGCAAATGGGAGAACTCGCCTATGTGCGCACTTCATCCTCAGGCACAGTAACAGTATTAGCCAACCAGCAAACTAAGACTGAAGGAAATAACGAGCTGTTTATCTTTAAGCACGAGAACGGCAACTGGAAAATCCATCGATATTTATTTGCCTCCTCTCAGGCACCCAATTAA